ttaaaacattatgtcAATCTTAGGGGGTGGATTCGGTGCCCCAAACACTGCTTTATTTGTTAAGACTAGTTTGGTTCAGTtcatacatcaaataaaaaagatattgaaattaccctggaaaaaaaaattcgtgtCCCACTCTCCCCTAGATTTCCTTCATTACTTTGATTGCGCGCTCTACGCATTGATTACTTCTGGGGATTTGTAGCATGGCTTTCGCTTCcagtaatttttcaaaaagctcAAAGCCTTTTTGTGTGGGTTTAGTACTTTAGCCAAGTACTATAGTACCAAGTAAGAATAGAGAgttagctttaaaaatatatattttgtaaaaaataggtACAAACCGCCTGATGTCAAGGAGTATTCTCGAAAATTCCACTGTGGAATCACAACTTGctgtttttatagtttaaaagtggttaaaattcaaaatttagaaAGATTATGCGTTTTATATGTATGACCCATATGATAGCCACATCtagttttttaagtatttaattaaaatttttacagcaTTTAGAGAAATAGATGAAACACTTTATGTGTTTCACTTGTGTGCCACACCGATTAGGCCACATAAACTTTTCTTGTCGAGTAATCAAATTTCAATAGataaatatgattatatatgtaaatacaacAGTTTTCATGAACCataaatttatcacaaaaacgttcataaaacaattaaaaaatacaattaggTAAATCCCCTCCATAATAATCAACCCCTTCTTCAATTGATCCTCCGACATAACCTCCTACAGCATTTTCGACTTGAATTTTTGTCCAACCAACACCtccctaaaaaaatttaaatgaagcTGTTTACCAAAGAAATTAATAGTTGATTAAAAGGAAAAGAAACAAGGTTTACATTTAAGCCAGTAGCACAATTCACGGGAAAGCAAAAATAATCAATCAAGAACCCGTTTAGAGGAAAGCAagaataaacaattaaaagctAATCAAAAGTGCTACAcatataagttttatatgtaTAGCACTTatggaaaaaaactttaaaattatctgTAAAGCcagaatttattttactaaaaaaacccGACGTAAAATGTAGGTAAGTATTTTactaatttctttatatatactGAATGTCTTATGTTTTATACagaaaatagacaaaaaatgaacaaaaaaaaatcctttgattaaatttagttttaacatcGCATTATCATTTATACCATATTTTATAACTGCATGGATCAAATGGGTTCTTAAtgtttaaatgacaaaaaatatttggaaaaagttcgtatattaaaacttaatgtaataaaattacctgtgtcataaaaattaaattttgtaatgtcaaaatgtataaaaataaattctttattacCTTAAGGAAACAGAAATGGTTTAATTGATTCCAAGTGAAATAAATGCAATCTATAGTGTGTTCGCAAATTTTTAGGCAATCATTAGCAGTATTTGCTGGTGGACTGCAagcaaacacttttttaaataccatcgcattaagtaaaaacaaagcTATAGAAATCTtcattctataaaaaaaattgtacattatttttttatttatatttgcattCAAATTATCTTTTCTttcgaaacattttttttttcaatataaagtaATCATTAAAACAACTAGTTTATACTGATgatctgtttatatttttacaactcaataaattctaaaataagatcattattattctaaaattatctaatttgtaaaacacatacacatacattttACAACATTCTAAAACtgcgattaaaaaaagaaacaaaacaacaTATGTGCTTAAAAGCTATCAATATTTTaggaaaatacaaaaaaaaaataccatgcaaaaaaatttttttttttctttttattcaatttactatatgataaattgataatgcaaaaattaattgtataaacTTGATTTACTTGCAGAGAGCAAGTGCATGATTATTATCAAGTACATAACAATGGTTGTGAATTTGCAAAGAGCAATTACATAACCATATTTTGTTTAAGTGACCATTATTATACTCAGATGTGATTTTACGGGGGAGGGGGACACCCCCATTAAGAAGGTGATTTTCATATTATGGTCGGTTTTTTGAGTAACATAGTCAACTATTCGGGTATTTGACTCATTTCAGTAGGTGAATTATAGTTTTGagaaccttatttttttttggagtaaGTCAGTACATTTTGAGATTCCCCTTTTTCCCCTTTATTTTATTCGTAGAAGCGCCTCTGATTATatcttcaaataaatttttatttttgaataactaaggtttaacatttttcttaacattattgtttgtttaacttttgtatttttactagggttgttcgccgataAACAAGACTTAcgaaaatttcgcatttttATCTTCCGTCATAAAAATTGCTCTAACAGAAGTTGTACATGCGCAAATTCACATTCCGCAAGGCGTTAtacgaaaaaaataataattccgtAATAGAGCTTTACGAAAAGAAACTTGCGTTAAAAACCATTTCGAAAGAATACTTGCGAAACAGTTCCTTACGGAAAGAGCTTTTTGGAATGTGCACTTACGGATAAGACTCGATAGcattcgttaaaaaaaaaaaatgtcattatttaaataagaataatgtTGCTAAATGattctttaataatttataaatatatctgatatatatatatatatatatatacatacatatatatatatatatatatatatatatatatatatatatatatatatatatatatatatatatatatatatatatatatatatatatatatatatatatatatatatagtcgcgatcaaaagtttggaacattttaaaaaatgcagaaaatttgaaatatttgtttaaaaatacttttttacattgaaaattttgagTATTATCATTATATACATGCAAAATGTTATGTTATAAACcactaaatttgttttagtcataggttgttgttattttagcaaaaaatcaaataataattatggaaaaaactaattaattaacaacaaaaaatcgtGCTCAGATTGTTATTCTATGTGAACAAGGATTAACCCTGACTTCTATTGTTGCACGTTTTAATGTAACACATAGCtgcattataaaaacattaaaccaaTATCGAGAAACTGGTAATTTTATAAGCAAAGCTAGAACTGGATGACCATAGGTGACTACTTAAAGAGCAGATAACTTCATCGTTATGCAAAAGCACATCCGTTTGCCAGTGCTTCTGTAATTTCATCTTAGATATTCCCAAAGATTGCACCAAGTGTTGTGAAAATTAGAAGACATTTGTGCAAACAGTTTAACTTAAATAGCCATGTTTCGACAAAAAAAACCTTGcctttctcaaaaaaatattagagaccGTATTGCCTTCTGTCAAAAATACAAGAACTGGTCAGCGGAAGATTGTGAGGATGTTGTATTTAGCAACAAATCACTAATTAAACGATTTAGTGGTCATTCCACAAGCGTTAGACGCCTACCTTGACCCCCAGTATTTGCTTTCTACTGTAAAACATTGCCCTAAAATCATGATATGGGGTGCCATTACAGCAAATCAAAGTGGTGGTTTATGGTTTATGCCTTTTAACACCACAATTAACAGCcatatttttcttcaaatacttaaaaaaaaacttaaaattttcatgaataTCACAAATAACCACAATTTTTAGCATGATGGAGCACCCTTTCATTGGGCCAAACTTAGGGTTCCCATTCTCCTCTTTTTTGCGTAGGAGAGCGCGGCGCTgaactaattaaaattgaagttttcaCAGCGTTCTCCTACGGAAAAGGAGGAGAATGGGAACCCTAGCCAAGCTTCTAAGTAGTTGTTTACGTGAGAATGAGGTTGAGATCATTGGTCCCCAGCCTGGTAACTCACGCAACCTCAATCTTATTCGAAAATGctgaaatcattttaaaaatgtatttcagAAACTAAGATCCTCATTTTCTGAtgatttacaagaaaaaattagaaaggTACGGAATCATCTTATGACTCTTAAATATTTGAGAAAGATCATACACTCTATGCCTACCCGCTTAGCTAATTGTTTAAATGCTAAAGGACATCATAGTAAGTATTAACTTCAAGTATTCAATTTACAAGCATTTACTTATGTATCAAAGATATTGTTTTTGTCAATTGCAATGGTAAATGatacattttgataaaaaactttaaaaataataatcaatttacaaaaaaataacttttttcttaaataaatgcataaaaactattgtttttaagctgaaaataaaaaaagtcattattttcaagttttaaaaaagtagtttttttaaacatgctttttttgtatatacatttaaaatttccTCCCTTTGCTCCCTGTAGCTACGccagtttttatatatatttatagtacgACTTTAGGTTGCTTGCTGCATTTGGCTTTGCAGAAATGGAGATTTACTATTTATACTCTCATATATAAAAGCCCAGTAAAATATTTGGTTCCACTACAAAGTTTAATTTAACTTCACGTGTTGTTTGGCCGTTGTCAGTTCTTACTGAATCTTGCAATTAATTTATCACTACCCTTCAGACTAGCAACAGCTCTGAAACTTTTAACGCTTGTATAGTTCTAGTAAGCTTCTATGTTAAAGATGTGTTTTGTTTCTAGGGGAGAAGACCCGGGGAATGGTCGCATTGATGTTGCCCGCTTTTTTGGTACAAAATcttgcaattaatttttcaacaaCCTCCAAAACAGGTtgagctttaaaattttttagcagtTGTATAGTCCCAATAACGTTGGGATGTTGCATATTAAAGCATTTTCCAGGGTCAAAGATACCAGGGGGAACAAGTGCCCTTTCCACCcctaactttgtttttttataaaataaaacattttagaaaaaatctcttaaaaggatgtatttaaaatttttttaaatttactttttgttattaaggtaataaaagaaaaagctCATATACAGAGCAcctcaaagaaaaaaagaaaaaaaaagaaaaaaaaagaaaatgactaAACATAAAATCGTTCTATTTGAAAACAAGTGAAAgctttttttaagcattttaatatataattaagttttagtatttattacttaaattgaGCCTTTTTTCGATTTCAACAAATACATTGTTTCCCGATGACGCAGTTGCATTCGTATGTTAACGTTATTCAAGTTATCTTCATTAATTAATTCTTATTCATGAAAtgacattatatattatattatgacaTTATTCATGTATTATATagtaaactatataatatatatatatatatatatatatatatatatatatatatatatatatatatatatatatatatatatatatatatatatatatatatatatataaacttgacATGTCAAGTTTAACAATTGTTtctagttaatatttaattgctttaaagcaAACAAGCAATTACTTGTCATTACATCCACCGGCGGGAGGCAAAAATTTCCGCCCCCAAATTGACGGCCGCAGCCAGTTAGGAGGCAGAAGCCATTGGAGTCGGCCTCCGAATGGCTTTGCCTCCAAAATTTCTTCTGGAGGCGGCCACTATTGGCTTCCGCCTCTCTATTGGCGTCGgcctccaaaacattttgcctccaaaaaagaACTCTGGCTGCGGCCGCCAATAGAAAAGCGGAAGCCACTAGAGGCGGAAGAAAGAACATTTTGCCGCTAAACATTGATTGGGAGGCCACCGCCAACAGCTTCCGCATCCCTAAAAATTGGCCTTGATAAGTtttgagtatttaaaaaaactctacttttttttttaattaataaatcaagtaGAATAAATTAggattatacaaaatatacataattatatatagataattatacaaaacaaaagttaaaagttgGAAATTTTGCTTCTGTGCAACTGgcgaataaatttttttggcgaaaaaaaaaaaaattatgataagtAATTAATTTGACTGATTTGGTAAAAGTTCTTTAAAGCAATTCAACAtgctaaagttttattttatcgtATAccataatgttaaatatttatttttaataactggatattgtaaaagttgttaaaaaaatatctgcgaatgtttattaaaaaatttgcgaGCACGCTGTATTATGCTAAAAGTTTTGCcaaattacaacaacaacaaaaaataatttataaactgaCTCTAATAAAGTTCATAAATTGactatacttttaaaacgtttaaaaatttaaaacgtttaaatgtttaaaaaggtagaattgaaaattgaatttataaagttttaaaatattaaaattgtgtttattaAATGAATCGATGTATACAAAAACGTTTTAAgtcataaaaactattttcaagtcAGACAACTTTAACTATgtataacacacacacacacatatatatatatatatatatatatatatatatatatatatatatatatatatatatatatatatatatatatatatatatatatatatatcacaaattttgatatattttttaacaaatctaatatttaaagatgTCAAATAGCAcccagatgtttttttttttttgaatttattaaagtaataattttggatttataagttttttctcGTTCCccgaaaaaatagtttttatgacttaaaacgtttttttatacatagattcaaatattttaattgcttcagCGGTGTTTCTTGATGTAcctttaaaactataaaatgtctgaaaacattatttgtatatttgcgcgtttgaataattttttcatatttgtttcCGCTTAtttgtacataaattataaccatttatttaggttatttcatcaaaaaaatccACTGTAATTTAACttagaaacttttaatataaattagatttatttaataaccaCTAAACAAATcctatttaaataaagatggaAATGCTTTTAGTGTAAAGATGCCTGCCGAAGCCTAAACCCTCTATTTATGTCAGTCAATCTATGTATACTACACTGTGACTACGGCTATATTAGTcaatgtatgtatttttatgtattctaagaaactttgaaaaataaaaacaaagaaatttttaataaacattaattatagGAAAGACAGTAATGTTAAAGTTAAGAcgcaaaaaatagttttatgttttgttttttaaaaaactgagtCTTAAAAACACGTATCCATAacatattaactattattattcataatgataatttaaatatttataatgcaaataataactattattattaatgttattaataaataaaataccgGTCAAAATTTGCCGAAAACAGGATCCAAAGTTgacgaataatttttaaataaaattttcctaGATGATAAACACCCTCCATCCTTCTTAGGAACAGCCCCAGTTACAATACTACTTGAAAAATGCTCTTGCATTTTATGAAGCAATATAATAacgtattttataaaatcaaacaaTGTCCTGCTTCATACACTATATGGCAATGtagtatgttatatataaaacattacatAACCCTATATAAATTAGTTGCTcgtgttattaatattattgtttttaaaaactataatttttcgccgcataacaatataacaataacatataatataattaaaaaaaattttttggataaaaacttAAAGCCTTTTTTCTTTACcttaaaattttcttctttCCTATGTAAGcgaatattaaattattttaattttaaaatctttttattttccgAAGCGTTTAAATTggtctttaaaacaaaatgcataaatagttttatgtCACATTTGGGATTGTAtacgtttaaaaataacacctTCGACGTAGTAATGTATAATGatgattttttgcaattattttatgAGGTGTAaagttatagttataaaaatcacttaaaaagcaatttattcGAAGAATAATAaagaacataattttttatttaaaagctattttgagtcaaaatcttaattaaataaAGGAGTGGGGGTAAtagcattttttacaaaatcctGTATTTGCCACTGTTTAATTTGCAAACAGATTTTCAAATTGCTATACCTAAAACGAAGAGAGTTTATGCACAAGTTTTGGTATACTCAAACTTTTATATGGATTCTTAAGTATAAAtctaaattagtttattttctGACGAATCTCGGATCTtcaaaaaataagcaaaactaGTATACGcttatcaaaaactattttataaaaaatatttataacaaatgtaaacaaaattgaaGTTTTCCAAATTTTGTCTTTAACTGCATTTAAAAAGAAGAGAGAGCGAAAATAGCagcgtttatttttttaaatttgagaaacggttataaattaaattgtttaaataattgtttaaaaaactaaaatttgtaaactattttcctttagataaataatattttgtttcaatcACAAATGTCAATTTTTCATGCAAAGTTCTCAATTCCCAaatgacaataataaatttactaaataaatacttgctatttaaaaaactaactgATTTGCTCATTAATAAAATCCAATTATAAATGCTCATTAATAAAAGCTcattaataaaatctaattataaaatcCAATTATAAATGCGTTAAACTTAACTTATTCCAGCTAACTCACCACGTTGTATCAACGTCAAAACAACATAGGTCAAATGCTTCTAACATTGTTTCTAGTTGGCTCGTCGTGGTGCACTAGCCGAGACGTAATTGACgataaaattcatataaaatattgcaacttttattttatctctgcagcatttttttgctttcttttattatagATACTTATTGATCTAAAACGTCTAGGTTGcagaacatttttatatatttgtttacataaatacgtaaggtttttttattaatatcaatatatttataaaattttgcatttcatataaaattattatctatgatttaaataattattgtataaaaatttatatatatacatatatatatatatatatatatatatatatatatatatatatatatatatatatatatatatatatatatatatatatatatatattatatacatacatatatatgcatatatatatatatacatatatatatatacatacatatatatacatatatatttacatacatatatgtacatatatatacatatatatacatatatatatatatatatatatatatatatatatatatatatacatatatatatataatttacaatgaatacattttttatttactcatgGCATATAGAAtgaatacactttttttaatattaaacttactGGTGATTGGAGAAGTCTCAACCGTATGCTGTCCACCAGCATATACCTCCAATGACTGTCAAAAAATATGTGAATACACTGCAGGCTGCGTTTATTTTACATGGAACACCGTAAACTTTGCTTGTTATCTtaaagtaagtaaaattttttatattacatctATTTTTAATCACCAACTATATCTATGTTTTGTCActaatttgcattaaaaatttttgtaactatCTAGCTAAAAATGCTAATTATAATTCGACCTTTATTGTCAAAACATCTTCATAAGGTTTTGAATGttatcatcattaaaaaaaattttatttttatattttaatagtttttttctcaaaaatttaaaacttagtttttattgAAAGGCAAAGTCTAAATATCTTattgtttacttatttaagGGAGAAACTGGCTGGACAAAAATTGTCTCCAAAGATACGGAAGGAGGTCGAATTGGTGGACCCATTGAAGAAGGCATTGATTACTTTGGCGCAGATTTACCTAATTGCTAATTAACcgtgtaaatttttgttaaaaaacaaattgtacTTAAAAcgattaatatttattatgtttttaaattattaaactaatataCAAAACAGTTACAAGCAATTGTCgcattttagttaaattatcaataattcAAAGATTTTAGATGCAGGTAATTTAACTGTATTAGGTActaatagttaaatataatacaaaagtattattaataaatattaaatataatataaaatacaaattataataaaagatatggtagtctttaaagtttaaatcataggttctcaaaaaaataattttttaaactttgactggtatagaaaaaatacttattttttaacacgTTTAAAAAGCATAGCCTATTAGGGAAGAGTGGGGAGAAGTGAAGCCTATTTCTTATCTGacattaaaatttagtttttggaaCTGCTTGAACTTAATTTTcgctataactttttttttaaactcttcttttctaaaataattaaatattaaaaaaaattaagcacgGTCTTCTACTCTAGACCTAAGTATTATTTAAGGTTGTACTAATGctttaataattaacaaacacataataattaataaacgcATAGCAAATTTGAGGGGTTACCCAGCAAAATTTTCatgtatgtattttattttagtttatatatatatatatatatatatatatatatatatatatatatatatatatatatatatatatatatatatatatataaactaaaataaaaaccttttcaaaaaagttgtaataaaaaaataaatttaaatccgTTATAAAAGGctcaaactataaaaaagaagaaaagttcGCAAAATGTATAGTAAATCAGTATCTTATTTCAAgataaaataactgatttatcctaaaactttattattacaaGAATGTAGACTTTTAGACGAAAGTTTTAAGGCTAAGGTAACTTTAATTGGTTCAACCAGCTGCATGTGT
The nucleotide sequence above comes from Hydra vulgaris chromosome 09, alternate assembly HydraT2T_AEP. Encoded proteins:
- the LOC136085029 gene encoding uncharacterized protein LOC136085029 — translated: MEGVYHLGKFYLKIIRQLWILFSANFDRMKISIALFLLNAMVFKKVFACSPPANTANDCLKICEHTIDCIYFTWNQLNHFCFLKGGVGWTKIQVENAVGGYVGGSIEEGVDYYGGDLPNCIF